One Panicum virgatum strain AP13 chromosome 9K, P.virgatum_v5, whole genome shotgun sequence genomic region harbors:
- the LOC120651798 gene encoding uncharacterized protein LOC120651798, with amino-acid sequence MPLVACTDGGEAGTWTPPFCTIVAADTSDFSYLSCPRCDLALPNGAASCFACGGGQPAPARVYRLLLSLATHDRVVPVVLFNRAARTLMGCPADELARFFAAHPGSARAAAEALRGEMCRVVLRAPAARNKRSAGAADERFRAVSVVPLRDGFRPVVDALRTMYPRCS; translated from the coding sequence ATGCCTCTCGTCGCGTGcaccgacggcggcgaggcggggacTTGGACGCCGCCGTTCTGCACCATCGTGGCGGCCGACACGTCGGACTTCTCCTACCTCTCCTGCCCGCGCTGCGATCTCGCGCTCCCgaacggcgccgcctcctgcttcgcctgcggcggcggccagcccgCCCCGGCCCGCGTCTACCGCCTGCTCCTCTCCCTCGCCACGCACGACCGCGTCGTCCCCGTCGTCCTCTTCAACCGCGCCGCGCGCACCCTGATGGGCTGCCCCGCCGACGAACTCGCGCGCTTCTTCGCCGCGCACCCGGGctcggcccgcgccgccgcggaggcgctGCGCGGGGAGATGTGCCGGGTGGTGCTGCGCGCGCCTGCTGCCAGGAACAAAaggagcgccggcgccgcggacgAGCGATTTCGCGCCGTCTCCGTCGTCCCGCTTCGCGACGGTTTCCGCCCGGTTGTCGACGCCCTCAGGACGATGTACCCGCGCTGCAGCTGA
- the LOC120651796 gene encoding zinc finger protein GIS2-like isoform X1, translated as MSSRSPQPKDRRMRTERTSYRDAPYRRDSRRGPSRFHNDLCNNCKRPGHFARECPSVAVCHTCGLPGHIAAECSSKGICWNCKEPGHMANSCPNEGICRNCGKSGHIARDCTAPPLPPGEVIICSNCYKPGHFREECTNEKACNNCRQSGHLARNCTNDPVCNLCNVAGHLARQCPKSDTLGERGLPPPFRGAGAPFRGSFSDVICRACNQVGHMSRDCMAGAFMICHNCGGRGHMAYECPSVNLMDRFPPRHF; from the exons ATGAGCAGCCGCAGCCCGCAGCCGAAGGACCGCAGGATGCGTACCGAGCGCACCTCATACCGTGACGCACCATATCGGAGGGACAGCCGCCGTGGTCCGAGCAG GTTTCATAATGATTTGTGCAACAACTGTAAGCGTCCCGGGCATTTTGCTAGAGAGTGTCCTAGCGTGGCTGTCTGCCATACCTGTGGGCTTCCTGG GCACATTGCAGCTGAGTGTTCTTCCAAAGGTATCTGCTGGAACTGCAAAGAGCCTGGCCACATGGCTAACAGCTGCCCAAATGAAGGGATATGCCGTAACTGCGGCAAGTCTGGCCACATTGCAAGAGACTGCACTGCTCCGCCATTGCCACCTGGAGAAGTGATCATTTGCAGCAACTGCTACAAACCAGGTCATTTTCGTGAGGAATGCACCAATGAGAAGGCCTGCAACAACTGTCGGCAGAGTGGCCATCTTGCCCGCAACTGCACCAATGATCCTGTTTGCAACCTGTGCAATGTTGCTGGTCATTTGGCCCGTCAGTGCCCCAAGTCTGATACATTGGGTGAGCGGGGTTTGCCACCTCCCTTCCGTGGAGCTGGCGCTCCCTTCCGTGGCAGCTTCAGTGACGTCATCTGTCGCGCCTGCAACCAGGTTGGCCATATGAGCCGTGACTGCATGGCTGGTGCCTTCATGATCTGCCACAACTGTGGTGGCCGTGGCCACATGGCTTATGAGTGCCCCTCTGTGAATCTCATGGACCGCTTCCCCCCGCGTCATTTCTGA
- the LOC120651796 gene encoding zinc finger protein GIS2-like isoform X2 translates to MANSCPNEGICRNCGKSGHIARDCTAPPLPPGEVIICSNCYKPGHFREECTNEKACNNCRQSGHLARNCTNDPVCNLCNVAGHLARQCPKSDTLGERGLPPPFRGAGAPFRGSFSDVICRACNQVGHMSRDCMAGAFMICHNCGGRGHMAYECPSVNLMDRFPPRHF, encoded by the coding sequence ATGGCTAACAGCTGCCCAAATGAAGGGATATGCCGTAACTGCGGCAAGTCTGGCCACATTGCAAGAGACTGCACTGCTCCGCCATTGCCACCTGGAGAAGTGATCATTTGCAGCAACTGCTACAAACCAGGTCATTTTCGTGAGGAATGCACCAATGAGAAGGCCTGCAACAACTGTCGGCAGAGTGGCCATCTTGCCCGCAACTGCACCAATGATCCTGTTTGCAACCTGTGCAATGTTGCTGGTCATTTGGCCCGTCAGTGCCCCAAGTCTGATACATTGGGTGAGCGGGGTTTGCCACCTCCCTTCCGTGGAGCTGGCGCTCCCTTCCGTGGCAGCTTCAGTGACGTCATCTGTCGCGCCTGCAACCAGGTTGGCCATATGAGCCGTGACTGCATGGCTGGTGCCTTCATGATCTGCCACAACTGTGGTGGCCGTGGCCACATGGCTTATGAGTGCCCCTCTGTGAATCTCATGGACCGCTTCCCCCCGCGTCATTTCTGA
- the LOC120651800 gene encoding very-long-chain aldehyde decarbonylase GL1-10-like, with product MLPYATAAEAEAEAALGRAMTPAEALWFRYTAGVSDYHLYCCNILFLFVVFTLAPLPVALLELRAPAAVSPYKLQPRVRLSGAEFVRCYKDVLRIFFVVIGPLQLVSYPAVKMVGIHTQLPLPSLGEIAVQLLVYFLVEDYLNYWIHRLLHGEWGYQKIHRVHHEFTAPIGFAAPYAHWAEVLILGIPSFVGPAIAPGHMITFWLWIVLRQVEAIDTHSGFDFPFTLTKYIPFYGGAEYHDYHHYVGGQSQSNFASVFTYCDYLYGTDRGYRFHKAYLAKLKDLGQNDGEKGDGNGLSYAKSD from the exons ATGCTGCCctacgcgacggcggcggaggcggaggcggaggcggcgctgggccGGGCCATGACGCCCGCCGAGGCGCTGTGGTTCCGCTACACCGCGGGGGTGTCCGACTACCACCTCTACTGCTGCAACATCCTCTTCCTCTTCGTCGTCTTCACGCTGGCCCCGCTCCCCGTTGCGCTCCTCGAGCTCCGGGCCCCCGCCGCCGTCTCGCCGTACAAGCTGCAGCCCCGGGTGCGGCTCTCCGGGGCCGAGTTCGTTCGCTGCTACAAGGACGTCCTCCGCATCTTCTTCGTCGTCATCGGCCCGCTCCAGCTCGTCTCCTACCCGGCCGTGAAG ATGGTGGGAATTCACACACAGCTTCCGTTGCCGTCCCTGGGAGAGATAGCGGTGCAGTTGCTGGTATACTTCCTTGTTGAGGACTACCTCAATTACTGGATCCACAGGCTCCTCCACGGGGAGTGGGGGTACCAGAAAATCCACCGCGTCCACCATGAGTTCACAGCGCCGATCGGCTTCGCAGCTCCATATGCACACTGGGCTGAGGTTCTGATACTTGGCATCCCCTCCTTTGTCGGGCCAGCCATTGCTCCAGGCCACATGATCACGTTTTGGCTCTGGATTGTACTCCGCCAGGTGGAGGCTATTGATACACACAGCGG CTTTGATTTCCCATTCACTCTGACGAAGTATATTCCATTCTATGGCGGAGCAGAATACCATGACTATCATCATTATGTAGGAGGCCAGAGCCAAAGCAATTTTGCTTCTGTTTTCACATACTGTGATTATCTGTATGGGACTGATAGA GGTTACAGATTCCACAAGGCGTACCTAGCAAAG CTGAAGGATCTTGGGCAAAACGATGGTGAGAAAGGAGATGGCAATGGACTCAGCTATGCAAAATCGGACTAG
- the LOC120651802 gene encoding uncharacterized protein LOC120651802 isoform X1, with protein MAATPAAAAAIVLHRVLFARFATAVPLHRAPAPRGPASISVAPPRRRRWRGPLRSLPPEGAPAELMEEDSKFVPLNADDPMYGPPALLLIGFEKGETDKIKAFLKELEGEFLKVIHCTEEMTKQTLWDAMHTEQPNLEAVKIADSLPRICIFSGLTGEEMMMFINAFPETGLEPAAFAALVPNSAEKVLGEVIEEIMGDHEMLTGKNTG; from the exons atggCTGCGAcacccgctgccgctgccgccattgTCCTCCACCGCGTGCTCTTCGCACGCTTCGCGACCGCCGTCCCCCTCcaccgcgcgccggcgccgcgcggtCCCGCCTCCATCTCCGTGGCGCCGCCGAGGAGACGGCGGTGGCGTGGCCCGCTCCGGTCGCTGCCTCCCGAAG GAGCTCCAGCCGAGCTGATGGAAGAGGACTCCAAGTTCGTGCCGTTGAACGCGGATGATCCGATGTACGGCCCACCG GCGCTATTGCTTATCGGATTTGAGAAAGGCGAAACTGACAAG ATTAAGGCCTTCCTGAAAGAGCTTGAAGGTGAATTCCTCAAG GTTATTCATTGTACCGAGGAGATGACAAAGCAAACCTTGTGGGATGCCATGCACACTGAGCAGCCTAATTTAGAAGCTGTGAAG ATTGCAGACTCACTGCCAAGGATATGCATATTTTCTGGTCTGACTGGTGAGGAGATGATGATGTTCATCAACGCCTTCCCAGAAACTG gGTTGGAACCAGCTGCTTTTGCTGCACTTGTTCCTAACAGTGCAGAGAAGGTTCTCGGTGAGGTGATTGAGGAAATAATGGGTGACCACGAGATGCTG ACAGGAAAGAACACTGGATGA
- the LOC120651802 gene encoding uncharacterized protein LOC120651802 isoform X2, which yields MAATPAAAAAIVLHRVLFARFATAVPLHRAPAPRGPASISVAPPRRRRWRGPLRSLPPEAELMEEDSKFVPLNADDPMYGPPALLLIGFEKGETDKIKAFLKELEGEFLKVIHCTEEMTKQTLWDAMHTEQPNLEAVKIADSLPRICIFSGLTGEEMMMFINAFPETGLEPAAFAALVPNSAEKVLGEVIEEIMGDHEMLTGKNTG from the exons atggCTGCGAcacccgctgccgctgccgccattgTCCTCCACCGCGTGCTCTTCGCACGCTTCGCGACCGCCGTCCCCCTCcaccgcgcgccggcgccgcgcggtCCCGCCTCCATCTCCGTGGCGCCGCCGAGGAGACGGCGGTGGCGTGGCCCGCTCCGGTCGCTGCCTCCCGAAG CCGAGCTGATGGAAGAGGACTCCAAGTTCGTGCCGTTGAACGCGGATGATCCGATGTACGGCCCACCG GCGCTATTGCTTATCGGATTTGAGAAAGGCGAAACTGACAAG ATTAAGGCCTTCCTGAAAGAGCTTGAAGGTGAATTCCTCAAG GTTATTCATTGTACCGAGGAGATGACAAAGCAAACCTTGTGGGATGCCATGCACACTGAGCAGCCTAATTTAGAAGCTGTGAAG ATTGCAGACTCACTGCCAAGGATATGCATATTTTCTGGTCTGACTGGTGAGGAGATGATGATGTTCATCAACGCCTTCCCAGAAACTG gGTTGGAACCAGCTGCTTTTGCTGCACTTGTTCCTAACAGTGCAGAGAAGGTTCTCGGTGAGGTGATTGAGGAAATAATGGGTGACCACGAGATGCTG ACAGGAAAGAACACTGGATGA
- the LOC120651801 gene encoding putative magnesium transporter MRS2-G — translation MGKRSGGRKLPFFTRSSSSSSSSKRKSSARRLPSLPKQDNASRALLASPTDASPSATPATAAARPTAQPPPPISVSAGAGGVVSGKVGKKKGGARLWMRLDRWGTSEIVELDKASIIRRAGLPPRDLRILGPVFSHSSSILAREKAMVINLEFIRAIVTAEEVLLLDPLAHEVLPFVDQLRQHLPLKSLVGGNGEYARDGNGEKQDGSPGGQLPCLNEATGAEHELPFEFQVLEVALEIVCSSLDLSVTDLERHATPVLDELTKNVSTRNLERVRSLKSLLTRLLARVQKVRDEIEHLLDDNEDMDHLYLTRKQVQNQQVETIMSSATSNSIVPAGTSVARLNSSFRRSVSIATSMHLDNDVEDLEMLLEAYFMQLDGIRNRILSVREYIDDTEDYVNIQLDNQRNELIQLQLTLTIASFGIATNTYIAGAFAMNIPSSLYNTDGSLFWPFVGGTSSGCFVIFIVLLGYAWWKKLLGP, via the exons aTGGGGAAGCGATCCGGAGGCAGGAAGCTGCCGTTCTTCACCAGATCctcttcctcgtcgtcgtcctccaagCGGAAAAGCTCAGCGCGCCGCCTGCCTTCCCTTCCCAAGCAGGACAACGCGTCGAGGGCTCTTCTCGCATCCCCCACGGACGCCTCGCCGTCCGCgaccccggccaccgccgcggcgaggCCGACCGCGCAGCCGCCCCCTCCCATCTCCGTTTCtgcgggcgccggcggtgtCGTGTCGGGTAAGGTCGGCAAGAAGAAGGGCGGCGCGCGTTTGTGGATGCGGCTGGACCGGTGGGGCACCTCCGAGATCGTCGAGCTCGACAAGGCCTCCATCATCCGGCGCGCCGGTCTGCCCCCGCGGGACCTCCGCATCCTCGGCCCTGTCTTCTCCCACTCCTCGAGCATCCTCG CTAGGGAGAAAGCGATGGTCATCAACCTCGAATTCATCAGGGCCATCGTTACTGCCGAGGAGGTCCTCCTGTTGGACCCTCTCGCGCACGAGGTGCTCCCTTTCGTTGACCAACTGAGGCAGCATCTCCCTCTGAAGAGCCTGGTGGGTGGGAATGGTGAATATGCCCGGGATGGCAATGGGGAAAAGCAGGACGGCTCACCTGGAGGTCAGCTGCCCTGTCTTAATGAGGCGACCGGGGCAGAGCACGAGCTTCCATTCGAGTTCCAGGTGCTAGAGGTCGCGCTCGAGATTGTGTGCTCGTCGCTGGACTTGAGCGTGACCGACCTTGAGAGGCATGCTACTCCGGTGCTTGACGAGCTGACCAAGAATGTGAGCACGAGGAACCTTGAGAGAGTGCGGAGCCTCAAGAGTCTTCTTACCCGTTTACTTGCCCGTGTGCAGAAG GTGAGGGATGAAATAGAACATCTTCTAGATGATAATGAAGACATGGACCATCTGTATCTAACAAGGAAGCAAGTACAAAACCAGCAGGTTGAGACTATAATGTCATCTGCTACTTCCAACAGCATTGTTCCTGCCGGAACAAGTGTGGCCAGGCTGAACTCTAGCTTTCGGCGTAGTGTGAGCATTGCTACCAGCATGCATTTGGATAATGATGTGGAAGATCTAGAGATGTTACTTGAGGCCTACTTCATGCAGCTGGATGGAATTCGCAACAGAATTTTATCG GTTCGGGAGTATATTGATGACACTGAAGACTATGTCAACATTCAACTCGACAACCAGCGGAATGAACTCATTCAGCTCCAGCTTACACTGACCATTGCATCCTTTGGGATAGCTACCAACACATATATAGCAGGGGCTTTCGCAATGAACATCCCGTCCAGTCTGTATAACACTGACGGAAGCCTCTTTTGGCCATTTGTCGGGGGCACCTCATCAGGCTGCTTCGTAATCTTCATCGTCTTGTTAGGGTACGCCTGGTGGAAGAAGTTGCTGGGTCCTTGA